A genome region from Crossiella equi includes the following:
- a CDS encoding ScbR family autoregulator-binding transcription factor — translation MSPQQRAQVTRESILVAAAEEFDRLGYAAVPLSAILHRCGVSKGAFYFHFPSKIALASAIIEAEEATWPELIRRWDNEGGDALRTLLGISADAVRLFCADPVVRAGVRLSTDRELHALGLRPHYSAWERSLAATFERARTEGLLQDHVDPVEVARVLTAIFVGNREMTAALSGYRDYATRMDQAWQVLLPGIATEAWLTDWRANHQN, via the coding sequence ATGTCCCCGCAGCAGCGGGCCCAGGTCACCAGAGAGTCGATCTTGGTCGCCGCCGCCGAGGAGTTCGACCGGCTCGGCTACGCCGCGGTCCCCCTGAGCGCGATCCTCCACCGCTGCGGTGTTTCCAAGGGCGCCTTCTACTTCCACTTCCCGTCCAAGATCGCCTTGGCCTCGGCCATCATCGAGGCCGAGGAAGCGACCTGGCCGGAGCTCATCCGCCGCTGGGACAACGAGGGCGGCGACGCCCTGCGCACCCTCCTCGGCATCAGCGCCGACGCGGTCCGCCTCTTCTGCGCGGACCCGGTCGTCCGCGCGGGCGTCCGCCTCTCCACCGACCGCGAGCTCCACGCCCTGGGCCTGCGCCCCCACTACTCGGCCTGGGAGCGGTCCCTGGCGGCCACCTTCGAGCGCGCCCGCACCGAAGGCTTGCTCCAGGACCACGTGGACCCGGTCGAAGTGGCCCGCGTCCTGACGGCGATCTTCGTGGGCAACCGCGAGATGACGGCGGCCCTCTCGGGCTATCGGGACTACGCCACCCGGATGGACCAGGCCTGGCAGGTCCTCCTCCCGGGCATCGCCACCGAGGCGTGGCTGACCGACTGGCGAGCGAACCACCAGAACTGA